In one window of Archocentrus centrarchus isolate MPI-CPG fArcCen1 chromosome 11, fArcCen1, whole genome shotgun sequence DNA:
- the LOC115788588 gene encoding T-cell differentiation antigen CD6-like isoform X1, protein MKLLNFVLTVQLSFLCRALQNVTTQRDPSDVPASGDGNVTEIRNDPYVHHLGGKCKWTLRVLGNGSSNVAALTADSADQLSEQICQDLKCGSVHHVNKSVSSANTTCFQNCSYQHGRLENCSLSVGSPCSLIHGVVCGHQLVRLAGGTDRCAGRVEVWSNGQWGTVCDDHWDLNDAHVVCAQLGCGYALNVTGQAGLFPPGRGHVYLDDLNCTGKEENLWSCPATREDHDCGHKEDAGVVCSEMRAIRLTGGLDRCSGVVEIHRNGSWGTVCNNCWNENLASTVCSMVGCGAGAEKFTQFEPPLYNINGTQFFYFCPTDHQSLWECKEYINHPFLCKESQTSRVICNGSLGFPNATKVNPTITPDWTPAGGTTAAAPENLRFTSLPLLCTIALSILLLVIVITNTVLCCHYRKKHAFLLQQTRSSPRAPSGHSNNYQEAVNLVKVTANPPQTDVPSNPRHLWTQLSSADSTSVDTDYEQYDPSTDPSLSLSTFRNSQRYRTDVNPLMRPSGLESLCEEGPPPTNVPAADFPNCNGAPTYPQYARVSKISVDSFESSSTSSGECYENLPKDYINVTLDPQPGQAFVEASEPPNFSFGPFHTAQASNLHSSEDDDLYSPVSPD, encoded by the exons atgaagctgctgaactTCGTGTTAACCGTCCAGCTGAGCTTTCTTTGCCGAG CTTTGCAAAATGTGACCACTCAGAGAGACCCGTCTGATGTCCCCGCGAGTGGGGACGGAAATGTCACCGAAATCCGCA ATGACCCGTATGTCCACCATCTTGGTGGTAAATGTAAGTGGACACTCAGGGTGCTTGGAAACGGGAGCAGCAACGTGGCGGCGCTCACGGCAGACTCTGCAGATCAGCTGTCGGAGCAGATCTGCCAGGACCTTAAATGCGGCAGTGTCCATCATGTGAATAAAAGCGTCTCATCCGCCAACACCACCTGCTTCCAGAACTGCTCGTACCAACACGGACGTTTGGAGAACTGTTCCCTGAGCGTGGGAAGTCCCTGCAGTCTGATCCATGGAGTGGTTTGTG GACACCAACTTGTGCGGCTGGCAGGAGGGACAGACCGGTGTGCTGGACGAGTGGAAGTATGGAGTAACGGACAGTGGGGCACAGTGTGCGACGACCACTGGGACCTGAACGATGCTCACGTGGTGTGCGCCCAGCTCGGCTGCGGCTACGCCCTCAACGTGACGGGTCAGGCCGGCTTGTTTCCCCCGGGGAGAGGACACGTCTACCTGGACGATCTGAACTGTACGGGCAAAGAGGAGAACCTGTGGAGCTGCCCGGCTACGCGGGAGGACCACGACTGTGGACACAAAGAGGACGCTGGTGTCGTGTGCTCAG aGATGCGAGCCATCAGACTGACCGGAGGTCTGGACCGCTGCTCTGGTGTAGTGGAGATCCATCGTAACGGCAGCTGGGGGACCGTGTGTAACAACTGCTGGAATGAAAATCTGGCCTCCACTGTGTGCTCCATGGTGGGATGTGGTGCTGGGGCAGAAAAGTTCACCCAGTTTGAGCCTCCTCTCTACAACATTAACGGCACCCAGTTTTTCTATTTCTGTCCAACTGACCACCAGAGTCTGTGGGAATGCAAGGAATATATAAATCATCCCTTCCTGTGTAAAGAGTCACAAACGTCTCGTGTCATCTGTAACG GTTCTCTGGGGTTTCCTAATGCTACCAAGGTTAATCCAACTATAACACCTGACTGGACACCAG CGGGTGGAACCACGGCTGCCGCCCCTGAAAACCTGCGTTTCACGTCTCTGCCGCTTCTCTGCACGATCGCCCTGTCCATCCTGCTGCTGGTGATCGTCATCACAAACACGGTGCTCTGCTGCCATTACAGGAAAAAACACG CTTTCTTGCTGCAGCAGACACGCAGCAGCCCACGAGCTCCATCTGGTCACAGCAACAACTATCAGGAGGCCGTCAATCTCGTCAAAGTCACGGCCAACCCGCCGCAGACCGACG TCCCCTCCAACCCCAGGCACCTTTGGACCCAGCTTAGTAGTGCTGACAGCACGTCAGTAGATACAGACTATGAGCAGTATGACCCAAGCACTGACCCGTCTCTCAGTTTATCCACCTTTCGGA ATTCTCAGCGATACAGAACAGACGTTAACCCTTTGATGAGGCCTTCAGGTCTCGAGAGCCTTTGTGAAGAAG gccCTCCGCCCACAAACGTCCCCGCGGCAGACTTTCCCAACTGTAACGGTGCCCCCACATATCCTCAGTATGCCAGAGTGTCAAAGATCTCGGTGGACTCATTCGAGTCCTCCAGCACCTCGTCTGGCGAGTGCTACGAAAACCTGCCCAAAGACTACATCAACGTGACTCTGG ATCCTCAGCCAGGCCAGGCGTTTGTTGAAGCGTCCGAACCTCCAAACTTCTCCTTTGGTCCATTTCATACAGCACAGGCCTCAAACCTGCACAGTTCAG AGGATGACGACCTCTACTCACCCGTGAGCCCCGACTGA
- the LOC115788588 gene encoding deleted in malignant brain tumors 1 protein-like isoform X2 produces the protein MKLLNFVLTVQLSFLCRALQNVTTQRDPSDVPASGDGNVTEIRNDPYVHHLGGKCKWTLRVLGNGSSNVAALTADSADQLSEQICQDLKCGSVHHVNKSVSSANTTCFQNCSYQHGRLENCSLSVGSPCSLIHGVVCGHQLVRLAGGTDRCAGRVEVWSNGQWGTVCDDHWDLNDAHVVCAQLGCGYALNVTGQAGLFPPGRGHVYLDDLNCTGKEENLWSCPATREDHDCGHKEDAGVVCSEMRAIRLTGGLDRCSGVVEIHRNGSWGTVCNNCWNENLASTVCSMVGCGAGAEKFTQFEPPLYNINGTQFFYFCPTDHQSLWECKEYINHPFLCKESQTSRVICNGSLGFPNATKVNPTITPDWTPAGGTTAAAPENLRFTSLPLLCTIALSILLLVIVITNTVLCCHYRKKHAFLLQQTRSSPRAPSGHSNNYQEAVNLVKVTANPPQTDDSQRYRTDVNPLMRPSGLESLCEEGPPPTNVPAADFPNCNGAPTYPQYARVSKISVDSFESSSTSSGECYENLPKDYINVTLDPQPGQAFVEASEPPNFSFGPFHTAQASNLHSSEDDDLYSPVSPD, from the exons atgaagctgctgaactTCGTGTTAACCGTCCAGCTGAGCTTTCTTTGCCGAG CTTTGCAAAATGTGACCACTCAGAGAGACCCGTCTGATGTCCCCGCGAGTGGGGACGGAAATGTCACCGAAATCCGCA ATGACCCGTATGTCCACCATCTTGGTGGTAAATGTAAGTGGACACTCAGGGTGCTTGGAAACGGGAGCAGCAACGTGGCGGCGCTCACGGCAGACTCTGCAGATCAGCTGTCGGAGCAGATCTGCCAGGACCTTAAATGCGGCAGTGTCCATCATGTGAATAAAAGCGTCTCATCCGCCAACACCACCTGCTTCCAGAACTGCTCGTACCAACACGGACGTTTGGAGAACTGTTCCCTGAGCGTGGGAAGTCCCTGCAGTCTGATCCATGGAGTGGTTTGTG GACACCAACTTGTGCGGCTGGCAGGAGGGACAGACCGGTGTGCTGGACGAGTGGAAGTATGGAGTAACGGACAGTGGGGCACAGTGTGCGACGACCACTGGGACCTGAACGATGCTCACGTGGTGTGCGCCCAGCTCGGCTGCGGCTACGCCCTCAACGTGACGGGTCAGGCCGGCTTGTTTCCCCCGGGGAGAGGACACGTCTACCTGGACGATCTGAACTGTACGGGCAAAGAGGAGAACCTGTGGAGCTGCCCGGCTACGCGGGAGGACCACGACTGTGGACACAAAGAGGACGCTGGTGTCGTGTGCTCAG aGATGCGAGCCATCAGACTGACCGGAGGTCTGGACCGCTGCTCTGGTGTAGTGGAGATCCATCGTAACGGCAGCTGGGGGACCGTGTGTAACAACTGCTGGAATGAAAATCTGGCCTCCACTGTGTGCTCCATGGTGGGATGTGGTGCTGGGGCAGAAAAGTTCACCCAGTTTGAGCCTCCTCTCTACAACATTAACGGCACCCAGTTTTTCTATTTCTGTCCAACTGACCACCAGAGTCTGTGGGAATGCAAGGAATATATAAATCATCCCTTCCTGTGTAAAGAGTCACAAACGTCTCGTGTCATCTGTAACG GTTCTCTGGGGTTTCCTAATGCTACCAAGGTTAATCCAACTATAACACCTGACTGGACACCAG CGGGTGGAACCACGGCTGCCGCCCCTGAAAACCTGCGTTTCACGTCTCTGCCGCTTCTCTGCACGATCGCCCTGTCCATCCTGCTGCTGGTGATCGTCATCACAAACACGGTGCTCTGCTGCCATTACAGGAAAAAACACG CTTTCTTGCTGCAGCAGACACGCAGCAGCCCACGAGCTCCATCTGGTCACAGCAACAACTATCAGGAGGCCGTCAATCTCGTCAAAGTCACGGCCAACCCGCCGCAGACCGACG ATTCTCAGCGATACAGAACAGACGTTAACCCTTTGATGAGGCCTTCAGGTCTCGAGAGCCTTTGTGAAGAAG gccCTCCGCCCACAAACGTCCCCGCGGCAGACTTTCCCAACTGTAACGGTGCCCCCACATATCCTCAGTATGCCAGAGTGTCAAAGATCTCGGTGGACTCATTCGAGTCCTCCAGCACCTCGTCTGGCGAGTGCTACGAAAACCTGCCCAAAGACTACATCAACGTGACTCTGG ATCCTCAGCCAGGCCAGGCGTTTGTTGAAGCGTCCGAACCTCCAAACTTCTCCTTTGGTCCATTTCATACAGCACAGGCCTCAAACCTGCACAGTTCAG AGGATGACGACCTCTACTCACCCGTGAGCCCCGACTGA